Genomic segment of Mucilaginibacter sabulilitoris:
ATCAGGCACGGTAAGCTTGTACCGGCCGCCAACATCTGTTACCGTACTTACGGCTGTACCTGAAATGCTAACGTTTACCCCTGGTAATGGCTGATTGGTATCATCCAATACCCTGCCGGTTACGGTTATATCAAAAGCATTTTTTTTGTAGGGATGTTTTACAGCTGATGTGTTTGCATGGGCTATACCGCAAGGCAGCGCAGCAATGCCAAGTAGCCCCACTACAAGCGACTTATTAAAAAGCCGCTTTAGTTTTTTTAATTTGTGTAATAGTTTTAATCTCATAACGATGGGTTTTATTGGTTGTACTTTGTTTTTAGGTTATTATTATCTATGGTTCAGCATCTTCTCTTTATGCCTTGCCTTTGTAGGTTTCCTTCCAGTAATGCTCAATATTTTCGAGCGAACGACCCTTGGTCTCGGGGAGCAGTTTCCAGGTTATCCAAAGTGCGGGTGAACAGCAGATGGCGAACAGCCAAAACGTCCATGACGAGCCCAGACCCTCCAGCATAACAGGGGTTAGCTGGCCAACCAAAAAGTTGCCTACCCATAAGGATAATGTTGACAATGCCATGGCCTTGCCTCGGATGGCGTTGGGGAAGATCTCTCCCACTACCACCCAGCAAACCGGGCCGAAAGAAAAGGCGAAACAGGAAATAAATGCCAGGATGAAGATCAATATCCACGGGCCTGATGTAATGCCCATCGCGAATAATGCGCCAATGACGAGCAGCGAAACCACCGCGCCGCCTACACCTGCAAAAAGCAAAGGCTTGCGCCCCCATTTATCAATGGTAAAAATGGCCACAAAAGTAAAAACCACATTAACCAGCCCAATGGTTACCTGACCGCCAAGCGCATTGTTCAGCGTAAACCCGGCCTGTTCCAGTATGCGCGGACCGTAATAAATTACTGCATTTATACCGCACGCCTGCGATAGGAATGGCAATAACAGCCCTATCCATAACGCTTTGCGGTAAACTGGTTTAAAAAGTTCCGTAAGCGAGGTATCGTCGTTATCGTCCTGTGCTCTAAAGGCCTCAATTTCCTTTGCGGCAGCTTCTTCTCCGTCAATTTTAATGAGTACGGCTTTTGCGTTTTGCTCCCGTCCTTTAAGCAGCAGCCATCTTGGCGACTCGGGCACCATAAATAACGATACCAGGAAAATAGCGGCGGGTAAAGCGCCCAGCCCGAGCATGGCCCGCCACACCTCGGCAGAAAATATGGTTTGCATACTGCCGGCACGGTGCGCATCGCCCGCGTGGTTAGCTAAGTAAGCGTTTGAGAAGTAGGCGAGTACAATACCAATAGTTAAAGCCAGCTGATAAAGCGATACCATCATCCCGCGGTAGCGGGACGGTGAGAACTCTGAGATATATAAAGGCGATACCATAGAGGCCACACCGATACCCAATCCACCAATCAGTCTAAAAATTATAAGTACCGTAAAAGAACCCGACAGCATACAACCCAGCGCCGATACCACAAATAATATGGCTGCTAATATCAATACTATCTTACGGCCATACTTGTCGCTCAGTTTACCTGAAAAACTTACCCCAATAATGCAGCCAAGCAGGGCGCAGCTTACGAACCAGCCTTCGCTAACCGCGCTCAAGCTAAAATCGTTCTTTACCAAACTAACCGTACCGGAAATAACCGCCGTATCAAACCCAAATAAAAACCCGCCAAGTGCTGCCACAACGCACACCAGGTACAGGTAAGCACTACTCTTTTTTAAGGAGACAGGATTTATTGTATCTATCATTTCAGTTATTTTAAAAATGCTTTAATCACTTTTGCACCGCCTTCGCCCAGGTTGGTTAATATGTATGAACCAGCCGCAGCAGGCACTACAAATGTTTCTGCGTAGGCAAATTCATGTTTGGAGCCATCGGCGGTTTCAAGCAGCACCGCTTTACCTTCTACCAGCATCATCACGTGGCATACGTTGTTGGTATCTAACGTTACCTGGCTATCAAATTCAATGCGGTGTACATCGTAAAAATGCTCGGCATGTGTTGGCACGTGTACAAGCTGGTAGCCTGCGCCCTTCTCAATAACCTCCGGCTTTGAGACTAATTCGCGGTAAACCTGTTCGCCTTTGCGAGAAAAATCAAGGTTGTTAAAGGCGTGGTCTATATTGATAGGTCGTGGGTTGCCTTCCAGATCAAGACGTACCCAATCGTACATTTTAAAGGTAAAAATGTATGGTGTGGCACTTATCTCTAATACCATGTTGCCCGCGCCGGCGCTATGTACCGTACTGTTCGGGATCAGGAACAGATCATGCTTTTGGGCCGGGTGCGACTGCACGTACTTTTCAATCTCCATCTCATTACCTGTTTCCTGGCTCTCTTCCAGCACATTCCTAAATTCTTCGGGGTTGATGCTATCCTGGAAACCCAAATAAACACGGGCGTTGTCCTGGCAATCTAAGATGTAATAGGTTTCATCCTGTGTGATTTTTTCGCCAAAGGTTTCCTGTATGTACTTTACCGTAGGGTGGCATTGAATAGAGAGGTTACCGCCATCAAACGTATCCAAAAAGTCGAAACGGATAGGGAACTCATCGCCAAAACGGTCGGCATGCTTACCCAGTATTTGTTGATTGTTGCTAAACATCAGGGTATCGAACGATACCTCCAGCAGGTTGCCGTCGCTTTCAAATACCAAACCATTCTCGGGCACTATCAGTTCAAACGACCACGCGAGGTTCACCACGTCTTTATTTAAATTGTTGATGTTGTCCTTCATCCACTGCCCACCCCATGCACCGGGCTCAAACCACGGGCGGACCCGAACAACTGATTGGCTGATCTTTTTTAACCCTTCGTCCAGGTCGGCCTTACGCATCCAGTTGATGGTGCCGGGCCATTGGCCGTCAGCCACCACAGCAATACGCTCGAGTATGTTTTTTTTGTGGTTATTCAGCATTACCCAATCCACAAAATAAAAACGCTTGTACATCTGGAACGGCTCGTTGGCGTTTGCGACACCCAGGTTGGTAATGCTGCCCGCGCGCATCCTGAACTGCAACTCGTTCTTTGGCAGGTCGATATAAATAACTGGCACATCCCAGTCTGCTAATGCAGCGCCGGTACCTATAATAATATTGATGTCTCTGGTATCGTCTGCATTCTGCCTCGTGATATCCGTATCATAGAGATCATTTAACGTTAAAGTGGTTTTTGTACCCCAAACAGATTCGTATTCCCCTAAAAATGGCTCAATAAGTTTTTCAACTTCCTGAGCAGGCTTTAATAGATCCGCAGTTTTGATCCAGTTAACACTTAAGCCTGCTTCTGCAAAGCATGCCTGCAGCCCTTCTTGTATCTTATCCCAAAAAACGCCGGCATAACCATCGATCACAACAGCTTTTTGGTCGATAATGTATTGGGCAAGAGAATTAAAACCATTGAATATTTTACCCCGGCCTATAGCGCAGGCAGGGTAAATATTGTAACCGCCTTTGGTATTAAAGTCACCATTTAGTTGTGCCGGCATTAAAAATTGAGCTGTTTTTCGCAGTTCCGTTTCCACTTTTGCTGCTCGCTTGTCATTTTTGATATCAATATTCATTTATTTATAGTAATGTATGTACATATTAATCCCACCTAAAATCGACTAACATAGCCATGTGAATGTTTCAGAAATGGGGAAATATATAGTTTGCTTTAGATTATAATGTACAAACATATGAACAAATTTGATATAAGCAAGTTACTTGAAAAAATAAAATTGTTAGTGTTAAAAGTACACATTAAGCTAATTATGACTGATTTTATATTTTTTTATGTACATACAATTCAACTTATTAATGAAAATCACTATCATTGTAAATAACTGAGCCGTATGAAATAAAGAGTCGGTATTATCTGCAGGTTACTTAATTGTATTTTACAATCAAACAAAATCGTCTATTACTAACGAACATCTGGGCCTAAAAAGAGACACATTGGCGAACAATAATTTATAACTATTTTCGCGTTACAAAGTAATGGAAATAGCTAACCTGATAAAAAAGTATAATGACCTTCGAATAAGCGAAGTGATCGACCACGATCGGTTTAACTTGATTGCTATTGACCATCATTCCACAAGAATTGAGGGGTCGACGTTAACCGAGGTGGAAACACAGGTTTTGATAAATGAGGGACGCACTCCCAATGGCAAACCATTGAAAGAGAGCTTGATGGTTACAGATCATCATGCCGCTTTACTTTTTACGATCGAAAGCGCAAAAGCAAAAAAAGCATTAAACGTTTATCTATTGCAAGAAATCAATGCTTTAGTTATGAAAAATACGGGTAAAGTATATAATACTATGTTAGGTACTGTGGATTCCCGAACCGGAGCATTTAGAAAAGGCAATGTCACTGCAGGTGTTTCATATTTCCCAAATTTTGACAACGTAGAGCGTTTGACTAGAGATTTAATAAAAAAACTTAATGAGGCTATTAATTCTCCTTTATCTATAGCTGAGCAATTAAATCTTTCTTTTGATGCGCACTTTAGCCTTGTAAGTATACATCCATATTATGATGGTAATGGCAGGACATCCCGATTGTTAATGAATTATATTCAAGCCTATTATAATCTTCCTTTGGCAATCGTACAAAGTGAAAATAAAGCAGCTTATATTCAGGCATTAATTGATACTCGCCAACACGAAAACATTGAAATATTTCGTGAGTTCATGGCTGGCAAGTATTCGTTTTTACTTAACCAAGAAATTGAAAAGTTTGAGGAGATGAAAAAGCCATCAAAAGGAAGAGGCTTTAATTTCCTTTTTTAATAATATAAAAATTTATATCACGCTAAAACCGTGTTTTCAATAAGATACTATATTTGTTGCTCAGGACCTAAGGATTTGTACGAGTCCCTATGGCCTTGACCAAATCCTCGGTTTCGAACCCGGGTTTTTATAATCTACGGTTTTGGCGCAATATGTTGCTATTTCACTCTTTGTAGCGACTTTCATATGCGCTTTTGGCGCATCCAGCAATCGTCGCAATTCGCTTGTGATATTTAAGTAAGCGGCGTTATCGTTCGTCCAGTCGCTAATTGGTTTCCCCGTCGTTAGGTACTGCTTTGATTTCCCGAAACGGTGAATTTAACCAATCACAATGTTCAGCTATAATTGGAACTACAATTATCTTTCCAGCTGTCTGGAGTTCCAATGCTTGTTGAAATTCCTTTTCGTAACAGTAATTAGAATTGAGATAATCCGGGCTTACAATAGCAATAAATAATTCAGAAGACGATAGCGCAAATGAAATAGTTTGATTAAGATTCGCCCCCACCAATATCTCTTGATCCTGCCAGGCATCGATTTTACCTTCACGTCTTAAAATTGCAAGATGGGTATGTAATTTTTCTTTAATCTTTTCGTCAGCATGACTATAGGATATGAAAGCTTTGGCCATAAAATTTATTTTTTATACGAAGGTGACGAAAGGTCAGAAGGTATCAAGACTCAATGAATAAAGGGTGGTTTCCGCTATCTTACCACAAGCCTCAGTTTTTTTAGGGAAAATTGCTTTTTCAACCTTGGCCGGTAAAATTGTAAAGGTATTGTTTTAATGCCTCATACCATTAATTGGATAAAACACACCAAAATGACCCTCTCCGGCCAGATAAAAAAGGTCCCCTTTGCCAGTTGAAAGCTATAGCCCAAATAATCAACGGCGACATAAGCTATCCACAGCGTCCATAACAAAGCCGTAGCCGTCAGTAAGCGGCGCAGCCACCGAAATTCAAGAAGTGACCTGTCCATCAGAAAAGGTTGTAATCGCCGGTAAAGATTTTGTATAAGTTGATGGGACAAGTACAGGTAAATGATGATCGAAATAAATATGAGCAACTGTAATATCGGGTTCAACAGGTGAAAGGTGTGTGTCATATAGGTTGCCGCTCCCGTCCTGATACTTTCCCTGACCTCTAATACCAAAACTCCTTGTTCAAGCAACAAGGGCGTGAAATGAAAAAAGTCCTTCTAACGGAATTTATATTCCGGCCGCGTTATTTTCAGCACATAAAAATAGATCAGGGGGCCCAGCGCCAGCAAGAATTGCACCGCAGGCGGTCCCAGCCTGGCAGATGTCCTTTAGAAAAAAAAGATATATCGCTTTGTAATTTAAATGCGATACTACTGTTGGAGAAGCTAATACAACTCAAGCCAAATGCTTATTGCACTTGTTGTTGATGTTTCATCGGAAACCAACCAAAAATACTTTTAGTTACCCGAAGGCGCTCCCTGAACATCGTCATTACTGATACCCCTTTTGCTTTTCTTCACCGTTTCTTTCAGTTTGCCAAAGCGGTAATTCAGGCTGGCGGTAAAACCTCTGAAATAAGCGCGGTTAATATTTGTTTGGGTAAAATCGGGCCCGAATGAACTCCGGGTGTTATTCCTGTATTTGCTGAAAGGGTTATTTACCGTGGCCGAGAACGAAAGTTTATCCTTCACTACATCTTTATTAACCGTAAACGATACACTGGCGTATGGGTTTGACGTACCCTGGATAGAAAGGTTGGGACCATTCAGAAACACGTTGGTGCTAACCCGCCAGCCCTGCTCAAAATTATAGCCGCTATTTAATGATGCACCATACATAAATCCTTGATTTTTCACCAACTGACCATTTACTATACCCTGTACGCGGCCGTGTGCAATTCTTCCGTTAAACGATGAGCTCCATTTTTTGGTGATGGGGTAATTGATATTGCTGTTGAAGGTAAACAAGCGGGCTCTTCCTGTGTTATCAAAACTGTTGCGCGTAATATTCGTGGCGGGATCGAAAATCACAACGGGCATAATCAGATCGTTAAAATAATTATAGCCGAGCATCAGGTTTAATGAAGCCTTTTGCGTTCTGCTATAACCCAACTGGATATTATTGGAAACCGCGGGCCTGAGGTTGGGGTTTCCCGACGATTCGAAGTTTGGGTTCGAACGGTCTACAAAGGGGTTTAGCTGGTATATACCCGGGCGCTGTATCCTTTGCGAAAACCCGAGGTTTACGGTACTGGTGTTTTTAAACTGCTTATTAATACTTACCGAAGGCACTATATTAAAAAAGTTTTTGTTCAGCTGCGATGCGGTAGAAATAAAATCAGCATCGATCAGTGTCTCCTCTACCCTGGCACCCGCCTTAAAGCTCCAGTTTTGCAAGGTATAGTTATAGCTGTTATATGCACCTAATACATTTTGATTATTATCGAATTTATTACTTCGCGACGGATCGGCCTCGAAATTACCTGTTGCTGCATTATAGCCGAGGTATTGAAAGTCACTCTTGTTATCACGTATAATTGCTTTCACCCCCATTTCGATATTCAACTTCTTTACAGGTTGTACGTAATCTACCTGTAAAGTCTGTTCGGACGATTCGCCTTCATTGTGTTGCAGGTAATCAGGCGTAGCATAATTCACGCGATTTGATGCCGCCAGCGCCGCATTCTGACTGTTGTTGAATGTATAGTACTGGTACGAAAAGGTGAGCAGCCTTTGCTTACTGCTTTTGAAACCCAGCTGGTAATTTAAGCCCACATTCAGGCCCCTGCCACCTGCCGTATTGCTATTGTACAGGTCATACCGCTGAACCATATTGCCTGTTTCGCTCAAAACAGAACTTTGCGTGTTGATGCCGTCCTGGTTATTTCCGTTAATATTGAATTGCCCCGAAATAAGGTTAAGGCTGTCAATTTCGTAGCTGATCCCAACTTCGGCATAGCCATTTTTGCCATCCCATTCTGCAGTGTTATTTTGGTTAAGCCTCGTAGGGTTGCTCCCTGTAGTAAGCCTTGTTATGGAACTGAGCACTTCGGGCGAATTGGATACATTCCCGCCAAAATAGCCTGATAGTTCCAACTTACCCTGTTTAGACGAAAAAGAACCGCCCAATCTCGGGCCGCCTACCGGGAATACATGGCTAAGGTTTAGCGTGCCATTATACCCGTTATTCACTTTTTTATTCGTTACAATATTGATGATACCTGCCATCCCCTCCGCATCATACTTCGACGAAGGGTTGGTAATTACCTCGATGCTTTGAACGGTTGAAGCAGGCATGCTTTTGAGTATATTTTTGGGGTCGCGCTCCATCATGCTCGATGGTTTGCCGTTAATAAATATGCGGTATCCGCTATTTCCCTTCAAAAGGATGTTATCGTCGCCGTCTACGCTTAACAAAGGCACTTTGCGCATCATCTCCAATACGCTGTTACTTTTGCTGTCGGGGTCGGACTTTAAGTCGTAGGTTAGCTTATCAACCTCCTGTTTAATTATCGGCCTGTCAGCCGTAATATTCACCGTTTTAAGCTGTGTAGTTTGTTCCCTAATGGCAATGCTGCCCAGATTTATGGAAGGTTTTGTATTTTTCGTCAGATCAACAGCGAGTGTTTTTGTATTAAAACCGACATTGATCACCGAGAGAAAATATTTTCCTGATGGCAGTTTTTCAAATTTGAACGCCCCGTCAGTTTTGGTCACCTCCGTGCGTACCAACTGCTTTGCATCATCGCGCAGGTTTACTGTTACATAGCCGAGCGGTTGTTTCGATAGCGAATCGGTTACAATTCCGTTTACAGCAAGTAAGGTTTGCCCTTTCTGCCCGAATGCCGGGATCATAATGATTGAAAGTAAGATGAGGGATAAAAACTTTAGTTTCATAATGTGTGCCAGGTGAAATATTTGAAAATAATTTTGAGGAGCTCTCCCAATTTATATCGCAAATACATAGTACCATGCAATACATGGTATTATACACATATGACTACAGTGCAAATGAATTTGTTACACCTGCCTGAAATAAAAATCAACAAGATAAAAATTATTTTTACAATACTTTTAAATACAAAGTACTTTTTTTACACCTTTATATAACTTATAAATGAAGTATTGTGAACGTGTTTGTAGTTGATTGAAGTCAGATCAGCATGGACCGGCAGAAAACGCCGCATTACGGTATAAGCAACGACCGCACTTATTAGTTCAATGAATATCATAAAGGTTTATAAATCGGGTTTAAAAGGCTGCAAGGTATAGCTTGTCCCGGTTTTCTGTGTTTAAAATCCTGTCAAAAACATTCAAATTTATAACATCAAAGACGTTCGGCTCAGAAATGAGCCATTTGAGTCAACTGTTAGCTGCTTCTATCCTTGAAGTCGGCAAGTCTCGGCCGCACACGCTTTTACTTACCACTGCAAGAAGGTACGGTTAGCACGAACATATATCCCTGTAGGTTGTGGGCGCTCCGCAAGACCAACGATATCAACAGTTCAAGCCCCAATAAATGCCTATGTTAAAACTTATAATAAAACTTTTTAATCAAAACTATGCTTTCTATAGAATGGGTTTAGATAACAAGAATGTGCTTTTAAAAGCAAACGCATTTGTTACTGAAGGTAATAATGAAGGATTTCTGTCTTTATGTACCGAAGATATAAAATGGGATTTTGTAGGCGACAAGACTTTAATAGGAAAAGAAGCCGTACGGGCATATATGAAGGAAGTATACGTGAAACCACCGAGGTTTGACGTTGAAAATTTAATAGCAGAAGGTAATATTGTCACAGCAATCGGCAAAATCAGTACGAAGGACGAAGATGGAAAAGTAATTGACTACTCCTATTGCGATGTCTGGAGTTTTCGCGATAATAAAATGGCTGAATTAAAGGCTTTCGTGATCGAAATCAAGCCAAATAAATGAATTTCCGCCAGTAAGTTTTTTTCCATCACCGATTATATAACAATTCACTATAAAACACCGAACCATTTACTGAGAATATTCAAGTAACAGATGAAAAATTGCTGGTAACGCTACCTGACGGAACCGATTTCACTAAGGTTTACGAGGTTTTACATCCGCTGATTGTTAATAGTATCAGCCGGGTACGGAATAGGGAAACAGACCTTCAGTTCACCATTAGGTCTAAAAATCAGTAACGGGATTTTATAATCCATAAGTATTTAAAGATTTTTCTTTAATAAAGACGTCCCTGGCCTTTAGCTACAGGGACGTCCTATAATTTCATCTTCTTTTCCTCCTTTTAGCGATATAGATAAAGAACAATATCCACAAGCGCCAAAACCAGCGATAAATAATGGTAGCTTCTATGTCAGCATTTACAAGCTTGCTGTTGTCTCCGCCTTATGTAAACTCACTACAAATAAAACCGATCCGCCGATTATCCAATAGTAGTAGGCATCCACTCCTTGAAACGAAAATACGAACGGTGCGATCACAAACACAATTCCTACCAGCGCATCTACCGCTAAATGTCCTTTGTAAGGGATAATTCGAAAAACGCCCAATTGATGGTCAGTCAATAGTGTAAGGATAAAAGCCGCGATTCCTGTTCCGACCGATAATTGAAGAGCGAGCGGGTTAGAATTTCCCAATCCTAACACAAACGGTAATACGATGAGTGCTACAGCTACCGGATAATCCAAATAAGCATGTATTTTTTTGGTTATAAATCCCATGTCTTCTTAGTTTAAGCTTTAAAATACTGTTCTTCCACGATTTGGCCGTTCTGCCAAATGGTTCGGATTATTTCGTGCCATAAAACTTTGCTGCCATCTTTCATAACGAAGTCAAAAGTGAATTCCGCGAAAGAAATATCTTCGTTCAATGAAGCGTTATGCAGAGTGATGCCATTTACCTGGGCAATAGCACCTGCAAACCCTTGCATTTTGGCGATCATTTCTGATTTGCCGTTTGTTACTGTACCATCAAAATCAATGGTTTTGGCATGAGGAGCGAAAAACTTTTCTGTCGCTTCTACTATTGCTCCTTTTTTAACCATCTCGTTTTTAGCGGAGAAGATCTCATTCAATGAATTTTCCATTTTTATTTGTTTTGAAT
This window contains:
- a CDS encoding nuclear transport factor 2 family protein; translated protein: MLKLIIKLFNQNYAFYRMGLDNKNVLLKANAFVTEGNNEGFLSLCTEDIKWDFVGDKTLIGKEAVRAYMKEVYVKPPRFDVENLIAEGNIVTAIGKISTKDEDGKVIDYSYCDVWSFRDNKMAELKAFVIEIKPNK
- a CDS encoding toll/interleukin-1 receptor domain-containing protein, yielding MAKAFISYSHADEKIKEKLHTHLAILRREGKIDAWQDQEILVGANLNQTISFALSSSELFIAIVSPDYLNSNYCYEKEFQQALELQTAGKIIVVPIIAEHCDWLNSPFREIKAVPNDGETN
- a CDS encoding sugar porter family MFS transporter, whose product is MIDTINPVSLKKSSAYLYLVCVVAALGGFLFGFDTAVISGTVSLVKNDFSLSAVSEGWFVSCALLGCIIGVSFSGKLSDKYGRKIVLILAAILFVVSALGCMLSGSFTVLIIFRLIGGLGIGVASMVSPLYISEFSPSRYRGMMVSLYQLALTIGIVLAYFSNAYLANHAGDAHRAGSMQTIFSAEVWRAMLGLGALPAAIFLVSLFMVPESPRWLLLKGREQNAKAVLIKIDGEEAAAKEIEAFRAQDDNDDTSLTELFKPVYRKALWIGLLLPFLSQACGINAVIYYGPRILEQAGFTLNNALGGQVTIGLVNVVFTFVAIFTIDKWGRKPLLFAGVGGAVVSLLVIGALFAMGITSGPWILIFILAFISCFAFSFGPVCWVVVGEIFPNAIRGKAMALSTLSLWVGNFLVGQLTPVMLEGLGSSWTFWLFAICCSPALWITWKLLPETKGRSLENIEHYWKETYKGKA
- a CDS encoding outer membrane beta-barrel family protein; the protein is MIPAFGQKGQTLLAVNGIVTDSLSKQPLGYVTVNLRDDAKQLVRTEVTKTDGAFKFEKLPSGKYFLSVINVGFNTKTLAVDLTKNTKPSINLGSIAIREQTTQLKTVNITADRPIIKQEVDKLTYDLKSDPDSKSNSVLEMMRKVPLLSVDGDDNILLKGNSGYRIFINGKPSSMMERDPKNILKSMPASTVQSIEVITNPSSKYDAEGMAGIINIVTNKKVNNGYNGTLNLSHVFPVGGPRLGGSFSSKQGKLELSGYFGGNVSNSPEVLSSITRLTTGSNPTRLNQNNTAEWDGKNGYAEVGISYEIDSLNLISGQFNINGNNQDGINTQSSVLSETGNMVQRYDLYNSNTAGGRGLNVGLNYQLGFKSSKQRLLTFSYQYYTFNNSQNAALAASNRVNYATPDYLQHNEGESSEQTLQVDYVQPVKKLNIEMGVKAIIRDNKSDFQYLGYNAATGNFEADPSRSNKFDNNQNVLGAYNSYNYTLQNWSFKAGARVEETLIDADFISTASQLNKNFFNIVPSVSINKQFKNTSTVNLGFSQRIQRPGIYQLNPFVDRSNPNFESSGNPNLRPAVSNNIQLGYSRTQKASLNLMLGYNYFNDLIMPVVIFDPATNITRNSFDNTGRARLFTFNSNINYPITKKWSSSFNGRIAHGRVQGIVNGQLVKNQGFMYGASLNSGYNFEQGWRVSTNVFLNGPNLSIQGTSNPYASVSFTVNKDVVKDKLSFSATVNNPFSKYRNNTRSSFGPDFTQTNINRAYFRGFTASLNYRFGKLKETVKKSKRGISNDDVQGAPSGN
- a CDS encoding class I mannose-6-phosphate isomerase codes for the protein MNIDIKNDKRAAKVETELRKTAQFLMPAQLNGDFNTKGGYNIYPACAIGRGKIFNGFNSLAQYIIDQKAVVIDGYAGVFWDKIQEGLQACFAEAGLSVNWIKTADLLKPAQEVEKLIEPFLGEYESVWGTKTTLTLNDLYDTDITRQNADDTRDINIIIGTGAALADWDVPVIYIDLPKNELQFRMRAGSITNLGVANANEPFQMYKRFYFVDWVMLNNHKKNILERIAVVADGQWPGTINWMRKADLDEGLKKISQSVVRVRPWFEPGAWGGQWMKDNINNLNKDVVNLAWSFELIVPENGLVFESDGNLLEVSFDTLMFSNNQQILGKHADRFGDEFPIRFDFLDTFDGGNLSIQCHPTVKYIQETFGEKITQDETYYILDCQDNARVYLGFQDSINPEEFRNVLEESQETGNEMEIEKYVQSHPAQKHDLFLIPNSTVHSAGAGNMVLEISATPYIFTFKMYDWVRLDLEGNPRPINIDHAFNNLDFSRKGEQVYRELVSKPEVIEKGAGYQLVHVPTHAEHFYDVHRIEFDSQVTLDTNNVCHVMMLVEGKAVLLETADGSKHEFAYAETFVVPAAAGSYILTNLGEGGAKVIKAFLK
- a CDS encoding SPW repeat domain-containing protein — translated: MGFITKKIHAYLDYPVAVALIVLPFVLGLGNSNPLALQLSVGTGIAAFILTLLTDHQLGVFRIIPYKGHLAVDALVGIVFVIAPFVFSFQGVDAYYYWIIGGSVLFVVSLHKAETTASL
- a CDS encoding Fic family protein; this translates as MEIANLIKKYNDLRISEVIDHDRFNLIAIDHHSTRIEGSTLTEVETQVLINEGRTPNGKPLKESLMVTDHHAALLFTIESAKAKKALNVYLLQEINALVMKNTGKVYNTMLGTVDSRTGAFRKGNVTAGVSYFPNFDNVERLTRDLIKKLNEAINSPLSIAEQLNLSFDAHFSLVSIHPYYDGNGRTSRLLMNYIQAYYNLPLAIVQSENKAAYIQALIDTRQHENIEIFREFMAGKYSFLLNQEIEKFEEMKKPSKGRGFNFLF